The Streptomyces sp. HUAS CB01 genome has a segment encoding these proteins:
- a CDS encoding DUF4253 domain-containing protein produces MAMLPNPLPTLATDPTGRTLGLDLPPGRLVDTTADGPWHEPLLWYGDEPAAPGTWDRLLPARRAGGLHPVLIGGADGPHAWELSPQRVSYPGDHDAEEVLEEFWESCAADEPDTDGEWPGPAPGGTLPEDPDRLAGEAVDALSAGEHGDVWKGARPALVRARRSADIPAAIGWSGPLDHENDVARLCSVLRSWEDRFGIRVVGLSFDQLVVSVAAPPTTTADAEALAAEHFAFCPDNLRQGPRPRLGAYAQLLLGAPVWTFCWDRPSV; encoded by the coding sequence ATGGCGATGCTTCCCAACCCCCTGCCGACCCTGGCCACCGACCCCACCGGCCGGACCCTGGGCCTCGATCTGCCTCCCGGCCGGCTGGTGGACACTACGGCCGACGGCCCGTGGCACGAGCCCCTGCTCTGGTACGGCGACGAACCGGCCGCTCCCGGCACCTGGGACCGGCTCCTCCCCGCCCGCAGGGCGGGCGGGCTGCATCCCGTGCTGATCGGCGGCGCCGACGGCCCCCACGCGTGGGAGCTGTCGCCGCAGCGGGTGTCGTACCCGGGGGACCACGACGCCGAAGAGGTGCTCGAGGAGTTCTGGGAGTCCTGTGCGGCTGACGAGCCGGACACCGACGGCGAGTGGCCCGGACCGGCCCCGGGCGGCACGCTCCCGGAGGATCCCGACCGGCTCGCCGGCGAGGCCGTGGACGCGCTGTCGGCCGGCGAACACGGCGACGTGTGGAAGGGCGCCCGCCCCGCACTGGTCCGCGCCCGCCGCAGCGCCGACATACCGGCGGCCATCGGCTGGTCCGGCCCGCTCGACCACGAGAACGACGTGGCCCGCCTCTGTTCGGTCCTGCGGTCGTGGGAGGACCGCTTCGGCATACGGGTCGTCGGGCTCTCCTTCGACCAACTGGTCGTCTCCGTGGCCGCGCCACCCACCACGACGGCGGACGCCGAGGCGCTCGCGGCCGAGCACTTCGCCTTCTGCCCGGACAACCTCCGGCAGGGGCCCCGCCCCCGTCTCGGCGCGTACGCCCAACTGCTCCTGGGAGCCCCGGTCTGGACCTTCTGCTGGGACCGGCCCTCGGTGTGA
- a CDS encoding NAD(P)-dependent oxidoreductase yields MPGEASVPGATPVTASGGSPVAAPVTVLGLGMMGSALAAALLGAGHHVTVWNRSPAKAGPLVARGAVPAATPADAAAASPLLVVCLLADDAVREVLDGLGDAVAGKTVVNLTNGTPVQARELSAVTAGRGARYLDGGIMAVPQMIAGPDAYVLYSGDEGAYATHRATLAAFGGTRWTGTDPGRAALYDLALLTGMYGMLLGVLQAFALVRTEGIQAEEFSDLLVPWVGAMLAGVPEMGRAVDTGRHRTDVSSLAVNQAAFPNFTATFRDQGVSPELFEPFQALLDRAIDEGHAADGLSRLTDLLGSRS; encoded by the coding sequence ATGCCCGGAGAAGCATCCGTGCCCGGAGCAACACCCGTGACCGCGAGCGGCGGCTCGCCCGTCGCCGCACCCGTGACCGTCCTCGGTCTCGGCATGATGGGTTCCGCGCTCGCCGCCGCGCTCCTGGGCGCGGGCCACCACGTCACCGTCTGGAACCGCTCCCCGGCGAAGGCCGGCCCGCTGGTGGCGCGAGGCGCGGTCCCGGCCGCCACCCCCGCCGACGCGGCCGCGGCAAGCCCTCTCCTCGTCGTGTGCCTGCTGGCCGACGACGCCGTCCGCGAGGTTCTCGACGGCCTCGGCGACGCGGTCGCGGGGAAGACCGTGGTCAATCTGACCAACGGCACCCCGGTCCAGGCCAGGGAACTCTCGGCGGTGACGGCGGGGCGCGGCGCCCGGTACCTCGACGGCGGCATCATGGCCGTCCCGCAGATGATCGCCGGCCCGGACGCCTACGTCCTCTACAGCGGCGACGAGGGGGCGTACGCGACCCATCGGGCCACCCTCGCGGCCTTCGGCGGCACCCGGTGGACGGGCACCGACCCGGGCAGGGCGGCCCTGTACGACCTGGCTCTGCTCACGGGCATGTACGGAATGCTGCTCGGCGTCCTGCAGGCCTTCGCCCTGGTCCGCACGGAGGGCATCCAGGCCGAGGAGTTCTCGGACCTCCTGGTCCCCTGGGTCGGCGCCATGCTCGCCGGCGTCCCGGAGATGGGCCGGGCCGTGGACACGGGCCGGCACCGGACCGATGTCTCCAGCCTCGCCGTCAACCAGGCCGCGTTCCCCAACTTCACGGCGACGTTCCGCGACCAGGGCGTCAGCCCTGAGCTGTTCGAGCCGTTCCAGGCCCTCCTCGACCGCGCGATCGACGAGGGCCACGCTGCCGACGGCCTCTCCCGTCTCACGGATCTGCTCGGCTCCAGGAGCTGA
- a CDS encoding DUF1876 domain-containing protein, whose product MQTLVGWHVEMEFLEEGDKTKAAAMLRLADGSEVRGHGHASRHPSDPAQLRVGEEIAGARALMDIAQTLLKKAHDEIEETTGRPAHPLNH is encoded by the coding sequence ATGCAGACTCTCGTCGGCTGGCACGTCGAGATGGAGTTCCTCGAAGAGGGCGACAAGACCAAGGCGGCCGCGATGCTCCGGCTCGCCGACGGCTCGGAAGTGCGCGGCCACGGGCACGCCAGCCGTCATCCGTCCGACCCGGCCCAGCTGCGGGTCGGCGAGGAGATCGCCGGTGCTCGGGCGCTCATGGACATCGCACAAACACTGCTGAAGAAGGCCCACGACGAGATCGAGGAGACCACGGGAAGGCCGGCGCACCCGCTGAACCACTGA
- the argS gene encoding arginine--tRNA ligase: protein MASVPSLASTVQQRLADALSAALPEAGSADPLLRRSDRADFQANGILALAKKLKGNPRELAAKVVESLPADDVLREIEVSGPGFLNITISDKAITGTLAARAADDRLGVPFADGTGTTVIDYAQPNVAKEMHVGHLRSAVIGDAMVRILEFTGEKVVRRHHIGDWGTQFGMLIQFLIEHPHELDHKDEAAVSGEEAMSNLNRLYKASRALFDSDEEFKERARRRVVDLQSGDEETLALWQRFVDESKIYFYSVFKKLDMEIRDPDVVGESGYNHMLDETCRILEESGVAVRSEGALCVFFDDVKGPDGNPVPLIVRKSNGGYGYAATDLSAIRDRVQNLGADSLIYVVDARQSLHFKMVFETARRAGWLNDKVKAVQLAFGTVLGKDGKPFKTREGETVRLVDLLDEAIERASAVVREKAQDLSEEEIAERGAQVGIGAVKYADLSTSAARDYKFDLDQMVSLNGDTSVYLQYAYARIQSILRKAGDAKPQAHAEIGLAPSERALGLHIDRFGETVEEAASSYEPHKLAAYLYQLASLYTTFYSECPVLKADTPAQVENRLFLCDLTARTLHEGMALLGIGTPARL from the coding sequence ATGGCCTCGGTCCCTTCCCTCGCCTCGACCGTGCAGCAGCGCCTCGCGGACGCCCTCTCGGCAGCCCTGCCGGAGGCCGGCTCCGCGGATCCGCTGCTGCGACGCAGCGACCGGGCCGACTTCCAGGCCAACGGCATCCTGGCGCTCGCCAAGAAGCTCAAGGGCAATCCGCGTGAGCTCGCCGCCAAGGTCGTCGAGTCCCTCCCGGCCGATGACGTGCTGCGGGAGATCGAGGTCTCGGGCCCCGGCTTCCTGAACATCACGATCTCCGACAAGGCGATCACCGGGACGCTCGCCGCACGGGCCGCTGACGACCGCCTCGGCGTGCCGTTCGCCGACGGCACCGGCACGACGGTGATCGACTACGCGCAGCCGAACGTCGCCAAGGAGATGCACGTCGGCCACCTCCGCTCCGCCGTCATCGGCGACGCCATGGTGCGGATCCTGGAGTTCACCGGCGAGAAGGTGGTCCGGCGCCACCACATCGGCGACTGGGGCACCCAGTTCGGCATGCTCATCCAGTTCCTGATCGAGCACCCGCACGAGCTGGACCACAAGGACGAGGCCGCCGTCTCCGGCGAGGAGGCCATGTCCAACCTGAACCGGCTGTACAAGGCCTCGCGTGCCCTCTTCGACTCCGACGAGGAATTCAAGGAGCGGGCCCGGCGCCGGGTGGTGGACCTGCAGTCGGGCGACGAGGAGACCCTCGCCCTCTGGCAGAGGTTCGTCGACGAGTCGAAGATCTACTTCTACTCCGTCTTCAAGAAGCTCGACATGGAGATCCGCGACCCCGACGTCGTGGGCGAGTCGGGCTACAACCACATGCTCGACGAGACCTGCCGCATCCTCGAGGAGTCCGGTGTCGCCGTGCGCTCCGAGGGCGCGCTGTGCGTGTTCTTCGACGACGTGAAGGGCCCGGACGGCAACCCCGTCCCGCTCATCGTGCGGAAGTCCAACGGCGGCTACGGCTACGCGGCGACCGACCTCTCCGCGATCCGGGACCGGGTGCAGAACCTCGGCGCGGACAGCCTGATCTACGTCGTGGACGCCCGCCAGTCCCTGCACTTCAAGATGGTCTTCGAGACCGCCCGCCGGGCCGGCTGGCTGAACGACAAGGTCAAGGCCGTGCAGCTGGCCTTCGGCACCGTCCTCGGCAAGGACGGCAAGCCGTTCAAGACCCGTGAGGGCGAGACGGTGCGGCTGGTCGACCTGCTGGACGAGGCGATCGAGCGGGCCTCGGCCGTCGTCCGGGAGAAGGCCCAGGACCTGTCGGAGGAGGAGATCGCCGAGCGGGGCGCCCAGGTCGGCATCGGCGCCGTGAAGTACGCGGACCTCTCGACGTCGGCGGCCCGGGACTACAAGTTCGACCTCGACCAGATGGTGTCCCTGAACGGCGACACGTCGGTGTACCTCCAGTACGCGTACGCCCGTATCCAGTCGATCCTGCGCAAGGCCGGGGACGCGAAGCCGCAGGCCCACGCGGAGATCGGGCTGGCTCCGTCCGAGCGCGCGCTCGGCCTGCACATCGACCGGTTCGGCGAGACGGTCGAGGAGGCGGCGTCCTCCTACGAGCCGCACAAGCTGGCCGCGTACCTGTACCAGCTGGCGTCGCTGTACACGACGTTCTACTCGGAGTGCCCGGTGCTCAAGGCGGACACCCCGGCCCAGGTCGAGAACCGGCTCTTCCTGTGCGACCTGACCGCCCGCACGCTCCATGAGGGCATGGCCCTCCTGGGCATCGGCACCCCCGCGCGTCTCTGA
- the lysS gene encoding lysine--tRNA ligase, with protein sequence MPIVAQSSTETDWVSRFADDVIAESERRAPGKPVVVASGLSPSGPIHLGNLREVMTPHLVADEIRRRGHEVRHLISWDDYDRYRKVPAGVEGVDDTWAEHIGKPLTSVPAPAGSPHPNWAEHFKAAMVESLAELGVEYDPVSQTEQYTSGAYREQILHAMKNRARIDGILDQYRTKAKVQAKKQQKPLDEAELEAAEGSGAASEDDGSGGKAGYFPYKPYCGNCEKDLTTVTEYIDATTELTYSCTACGFSETVRLSEFNRGKLVWKVDWPMRWAYEGVIFEPSGVDHSSPGSSFVVGGQIVRDVFDGVQPIGPMYAFVGISGMAKMSSSRGGVPTPADALKIMEAPLLRWLYARRKPNQSFKIAFDQEIQRLYDEWDKLESKVADGSVLPADAAAYARAARTAAGELPRTPRPLPYRTLASVVDITAGHDEQTLRILSELDPANPLSSLDEARPRLDRAENWITTQVPADARTVVRSEPDAELLGSLDDEARESLRLLLEGLDTHWSLDGLTTLVYGVPKVMAGLEPDAKPTPELKVAQRSFFALLYRLLVSRETGPRLPTLLLAVGADRVRKLLAA encoded by the coding sequence GTGCCGATCGTGGCTCAGAGCAGCACCGAGACCGACTGGGTCTCCCGTTTCGCGGACGATGTCATCGCCGAGTCGGAACGGCGTGCGCCCGGGAAACCGGTCGTGGTTGCGTCTGGCCTGTCCCCGTCCGGGCCCATCCACCTGGGCAATCTGCGTGAGGTCATGACCCCCCACCTGGTCGCGGACGAGATCCGCCGCCGGGGCCACGAGGTCCGGCACCTGATCTCCTGGGACGACTACGACCGCTACCGCAAGGTGCCCGCCGGCGTCGAGGGCGTCGACGACACCTGGGCCGAGCACATCGGCAAGCCGCTGACGTCCGTGCCCGCGCCCGCCGGCTCGCCGCACCCGAACTGGGCGGAGCACTTCAAGGCCGCGATGGTCGAATCGCTCGCCGAGCTCGGCGTGGAGTACGACCCGGTCAGCCAGACCGAGCAGTACACCTCGGGTGCCTACCGCGAGCAGATCCTGCACGCCATGAAGAACCGCGCCCGGATCGACGGCATCCTCGACCAGTACCGGACGAAGGCGAAGGTCCAGGCGAAGAAGCAGCAGAAGCCCCTCGACGAGGCCGAGCTGGAGGCCGCCGAGGGCTCCGGCGCCGCCTCGGAGGACGACGGCAGCGGCGGCAAGGCCGGCTACTTCCCGTACAAGCCGTACTGCGGCAACTGCGAGAAGGACCTCACGACCGTCACGGAGTACATCGACGCGACCACGGAGCTGACGTACTCCTGCACGGCGTGCGGCTTCTCGGAGACGGTCCGGCTGAGCGAGTTCAACCGCGGCAAGCTGGTCTGGAAGGTCGACTGGCCGATGCGCTGGGCGTACGAGGGCGTGATCTTCGAGCCCAGCGGTGTCGACCACTCCTCCCCGGGGTCGTCGTTCGTCGTCGGCGGTCAGATCGTCCGCGACGTCTTCGACGGAGTCCAGCCGATCGGCCCGATGTACGCCTTCGTCGGCATCTCGGGCATGGCCAAGATGTCGTCGTCGCGCGGTGGGGTGCCGACGCCGGCGGACGCACTGAAGATCATGGAGGCGCCCCTGCTGCGCTGGCTGTACGCCCGCCGCAAGCCCAACCAGTCGTTCAAGATCGCCTTCGACCAGGAGATCCAGCGGCTCTACGACGAGTGGGACAAGCTGGAGTCCAAGGTCGCCGACGGCAGCGTGCTCCCGGCCGACGCCGCCGCGTACGCCCGCGCCGCCCGCACCGCCGCGGGTGAGCTGCCGCGCACGCCGCGCCCGCTGCCGTACCGCACGCTCGCGTCGGTCGTCGACATCACCGCCGGGCACGACGAGCAGACGCTGCGCATCCTCAGCGAGCTGGACCCGGCGAACCCGCTGTCCTCGCTCGACGAGGCCCGGCCCAGGCTGGACCGCGCGGAGAACTGGATCACGACGCAGGTCCCCGCCGACGCCCGCACGGTCGTGCGTTCCGAGCCGGACGCGGAACTGCTCGGCTCCCTCGACGACGAGGCGCGCGAGTCGCTGCGCCTGCTGCTGGAGGGGCTGGACACCCACTGGTCGCTGGACGGTCTGACGACCCTCGTCTACGGAGTGCCGAAGGTGATGGCGGGCCTGGAGCCGGACGCCAAGCCGACGCCGGAGCTGAAGGTCGCCCAGCGTTCGTTCTTCGCGCTGCTCTACCGGCTCCTCGTGAGCCGCGAGACCGGCCCGCGCCTCCCCACGCTGCTCCTGGCGGTCGGGGCGGACCGGGTGCGCAAGCTGCTGGCGGCCTGA
- a CDS encoding DUF2637 domain-containing protein: MQLTRTHRILIGVVVAGAVIIAAIGFAGSYAAVRELAEKKGFGQFSLVFPIGIDAGICVLLALDLLLTWIRIPFPLLRQTAWLLTAATIAFNGAAAWPDPLGVGMHAVIPVLFVVSVEAARHAVGRIADITADKHMEGVRLTRWLLSPVPTFRLWRRMKLWELRSYEQVIKLEQDRLIYQARLQARFGRAWRRKAPVEALMPLRLAKYGVPLAETAPAGLAAAGIEPMLLPPQPAAPELEPTRPARAQEPPAAAGDEPSQWFATPQDVRYQGDYDPDYEPPTYVPGPDHQAWYEGQPQHVPVPQPRAAEPEALPQPHPAEPETVAQPQATDPEPPAARDPEPKFQVPNGAGGIRPLGEGVQEALPSDENLYQVFRRSIEGEGMPTPGAFASNVEAAYGLRLQSREVNQYMDRFATRFNNELLEDHIA, translated from the coding sequence ATGCAGCTGACACGCACGCACCGCATACTCATCGGCGTGGTGGTCGCCGGTGCGGTGATCATCGCCGCGATCGGTTTCGCCGGGTCGTACGCCGCCGTGCGCGAGCTCGCCGAGAAGAAGGGATTCGGCCAGTTCTCCCTGGTCTTCCCGATCGGCATCGACGCGGGCATCTGTGTGCTGCTCGCCCTCGACCTCCTGCTGACCTGGATCCGCATCCCCTTCCCCCTGCTGCGCCAGACGGCCTGGCTGCTCACGGCGGCGACGATCGCCTTCAACGGCGCGGCCGCCTGGCCGGACCCGCTCGGCGTCGGTATGCACGCCGTCATCCCGGTCCTGTTCGTGGTGTCCGTGGAGGCCGCGCGCCACGCGGTGGGCAGGATCGCGGACATCACCGCGGACAAGCACATGGAGGGTGTGCGCCTCACCCGCTGGCTGCTCTCCCCGGTGCCCACGTTCCGGCTGTGGCGGCGGATGAAGCTGTGGGAACTGCGCAGCTACGAGCAGGTCATCAAGCTGGAGCAGGACCGGCTGATCTACCAGGCCCGGCTGCAGGCCCGTTTCGGGCGGGCGTGGCGCCGCAAGGCCCCGGTCGAGGCGCTGATGCCGCTGCGGCTCGCGAAGTACGGAGTGCCGCTGGCGGAGACCGCGCCGGCGGGGCTGGCCGCGGCCGGGATCGAGCCGATGCTGCTGCCGCCGCAGCCCGCGGCACCTGAGCTGGAACCCACCCGGCCCGCCCGGGCGCAGGAGCCGCCGGCGGCCGCCGGAGACGAGCCGAGCCAGTGGTTCGCCACTCCGCAGGACGTGCGGTACCAGGGCGACTACGACCCGGACTACGAGCCGCCCACGTACGTCCCCGGGCCGGACCACCAGGCCTGGTACGAGGGGCAGCCGCAGCACGTCCCGGTGCCGCAGCCGCGCGCGGCGGAGCCCGAGGCGCTGCCGCAGCCGCACCCGGCGGAGCCCGAGACGGTGGCACAGCCGCAGGCCACGGATCCCGAACCGCCGGCGGCCCGGGACCCGGAGCCGAAGTTCCAGGTGCCGAACGGGGCGGGCGGCATACGGCCGTTGGGTGAGGGCGTGCAGGAGGCACTGCCGTCGGACGAGAACCTGTACCAGGTGTTCCGGCGCTCGATAGAGGGCGAGGGGATGCCGACGCCCGGCGCCTTCGCATCGAACGTCGAGGCCGCGTACGGACTGCGCCTCCAGTCGCGTGAGGTGAACCAGTACATGGACCGGTTCGCGACCCGCTTCAACAACGAGCTGCTGGAAGACCACATCGCGTAA